AATTCAAAGTGTTTGACAAAGTGAAGCATGATAAAGCCATAAACAGCATAGAATCATTAAAAGTTCCAAGAAACCCAGCCTAAAAATCCAGCAATAAACCTTCAAGTTAAACCCTGTGTTCTCTCAGGTTAGGGGCAAACGATCAAAATGTTTGACGAGCAACCCTGCTTTTAAACACTTGGGAAAAGAGAATAAGTTTGGCCTTGCACCTCGGTGTCAGGCGAGCCTCAAAGGGAAGGGCATTCTACAGGTAAGATGCCAAATTGACAAGCCGTGTTTCTGAGCACCACCTGCCTCACTGATTTAAGCAGGGGTGCGGAGAGCAGGAGGATCTGAACCGAGAGGGAAACATTAATAGAAGGGATGTACAGTATGGGAGGAAGTGGTCCTTTGTGTTCTCCAACTGCAAGCCATTGAGGGCCCGAAAATAAGATTTTGCCCTTTGAGTTTTGCGAGGAAATAGACAGGCAGCCAGGGAGGGTCTTTCTCCACTTTCCTGACCTTTCAGagcctgtgtgatgtagtggctGGAATCtctgactaggatcagggagagccAGGGTTGAATCCCCATTCTCCACCTGAGGGTGCTGTTTGACCTTACGCTGGTCCCACCCTCTCAGCcacacttacttcacagggttattatgaGTATTGACTGGCAGAGAGTGGAACAGTGTCTGGTTTTTTTGGGCCCCGTAGGAACACAACTCAGAGTATAACGTTTGTGAAACCATCACCCGTTGTTCTGTTGCTGCCAATTTTTTGCTATGAGGAAAAACTGCTCATTCAGCATTCAAAGTAGCACTGCATATCGCAAGCGCAGGATTGGCcagcaggggaaatttgcacatCACCCCCAGGTCCTGGCGGAGATCTCTTTTGGGGGATTTGTTTGGTAAAAAGCTTAACCTCCAGAAACAAATTGAAGAACAAGGTGGCGAGTGGGTCCTTTCTGAGCATGTGTGAAATGGTTATATTTACATGTTCCTGAAGGAGGTGATTTGTTAGCATGTCTTCCAGTCTGATTGCAGGCCTGGTTGTGGGACAGAAAGGGTCTTGGTCTATGGTTTTCATACAGTTTGGCTGTGACAGCTAGATCATCCCCCTGCTGCGTAGTGGGTGCTTCTGCCTCAGGCCAAAAATGACCTCATCAGGAGGGGATGTGGTCTGGCCCCCCTTTCTATCGGTTTGCCTCTACCTTTCGACCAGCTGAATTTCGGTGGGGAGCGGCAAGAATTGGCAGGTGATTGCTCGTCATTGGTGGGCATTTGGGATCCTTAGGGAATTACCAGCAGCAAACAGCGGCCTAGACCTCTGTCGCGGGCAATACAGAAGTgccatttccagactacaggggAAGTGACATCCTCATGTCACCAGCAACCTCATGGACGATCTGGTATCTGGGAAAAAAACTCTGGTAACAATGGTATCACCAAGAACAGAGGCTTAGGCCTCAGTTTGGTCCAAGCATATTCTTCCTACCCCACTGCGGTTGCAGGGGCATATCTGACACCCCAAATCTTCAATAAGCCTGTGCAATAACAGGGATGCCAGAAATAAGGTTGATGGTCTTTGATTAGGCCTCTCAgtactctctctcactctcactctctcaccCAAAAAATCCTGAGCCAGCATTTTTGATTTGAGATTTACAGGAATGAAACATTCAAATGTCGAATTTTTTCCACCTCCCTACCGAAGAATTCTCTAAATGTGTCTTAGATGCCTATTACAGAAGAATTTCTTGGAAATGTTTCTGGGTTTCATTCTATGCATAAAACTAAATAACCAcggataaatagataaataaatagataaaaacaaaatagccacagataaaaaataaatagattCAGATAAAGATAACAGCTGCAGAACAAATGAATGAAGGGTTTAATGATTTTTCCTGATCAGCTGCTCTCTTTTGTTCAACTCAGGCCTCAGAAGGATGACAtagcatttggggaaaaagaTGCAGCCTAGTAAGCCAGCACTGGAAgctaagatggagaagatctccacggccacCGTGTCTCTTCCTTgagtgctcaggtaggtggggagaaaggacagccaaacactgcagaagaccaacatgctgaaggtgatgaacttggcttcattgaaactgtcagGCAACTTTCTGGCCAGGAATGCCACAATGAAGCAGACGGTGGCCAGAAATCCCATGTAGcccaagacacagtaaaacatggtgGCTGACCCTTCATTGATTTCTCTATGCAGTGAATGCATGTCCACTTCTGGAAATGGAGCAGAAGATCCTAGCCAAACAGCACAAATGCCAACTTGAACAAAGAAGCAAAAGATAACAATAGACCATGCCAATTGCTTCCCCACCCACTTTCGAAAAACGTTTCCTGGCTTAGAGGCCATAAATGCCACCACGACTGTAACCGTTTTCGCCAAGACAGTAGAAACAGCGactgagaagatgatgccaaaagtcGTTTGTCGGAGGAGGCAGGTCACCTCGTTAGGCCTTCCAAGGAacagcaaggagcagaggaagcagagaaggagagagatgagtagacagtaggtgaggctccggttgttggctttaaCTATGGGGGTGTCCTTGTATTTGACAAAGATTGCGAGCACCAGGGCTGTGATCAGGGAAAAGGAGAGAGCCAAAAAGGTTAAAATTATGCTCAAGGGTTCTGCAAAGGAAAGAAAATTTGGAATCTTGGGAATACATTGGACTTGTCCCAAGTTTGGATAATGACCATCAGAGCAAGTCATGCAGGAATCTGTGTCTGAAAGGAGAAGAGAACCTATTTAGACACAttcatcatataaaaacaattttatGAGATAGTACCTAACCTTTTATGGTCAACCCTtgatgaaataacaaaaaatcacTATGCTGTGTACAATCAACCTGAAATGCAAACGTTTTGTATAGTTGGTTCCCTTTAAGATCTGTTCCATAGTAGGTGTCTTTAATCGGACATTATACCTGGGAAGACTACTAGATAGTTTCTCCTAGAAACTGGTAGGTTTCTTTATTAGTCACACCATGATTTTTACAGTGTGTAAATATGTGTTAGTTGTCAATTATTTATGAATCTTTGTAGCAACTGTTTAGTGGGCTGATGAAGACACCCTCGAAATGGCTTACAACCTGGGTAACTGTCATGGTTCATAGAATTTTAAGTAGACAATAAAACACAAATGTATGAAGTTTAGTGACAGTTATTGAAGTTTAGTGACCTTATATGTTTATTGGCCTACGTGCTGTCATTTGCAACCCTTGATTAAAACAGTTTTGTTAACCTATCCTAGCATTGACTTTCAGGCTATAGACATATATTGATATGAGAGTGTTAATCCCATTGTGGTGAAAGGACCTTTCTGGGTATTTCGGTGTTCATGGTGATACTTCTCAATCTCATACCCGGTTATCTCTTTCATTAAAACAGAACTATGCCCTTCTTCTGCCCGGGAGATGTCTTTTCTTTAGAATCAAGGTCCCATTATTTCTAAAAAGTATAACACAAATCTCTGGAAATAAATGCAGCAACGCAAGGCATGTTCAATACCGAGGAGCCTTTTCATGTGTCCCCATAGCGCAGATGTTTAAATGCCCTCCCTTCAGGCAATCAGTCCAAAAAACATATTGGGATCTTCAACGGGAGTCATATGAATAAGAGCATTTCCTACCTTCTTCGTCTGATATTTTCCCTTCTGGACACGGATCACAATCGTAGCAGCAGAACggttccccttccttctttttcttgctgaaACCAGGCTTACAGTTGTCATTACACACAGATAAGGGAGGCAGCTGTCATTGAAGAAAAAGAGAAGGTAGAACTGAGAAGATTTGGGGAGTATTTTGGCTCGCAATAGCTGTAAAAAGTTGTCAAGTTAATGGGAAGAGTAATATCTCTGATATCAAGGGAGAATACACGTTACCAAGAAGACTACTGAATCAAACTGAGATTGAAATGTTGCGTGCTCAGTGAGGGTGGCATTCACAGCCCCTTCTTGAATCTCTAGGAGGAAAGTCCTTTCgtggccaggaaggggctgaacCGGCATTGGGGGGCCCTGCACCAGCGGCTGGCCACTTATGCCTTGCAGAGTGgccccagtggtggtggggaggcccaTACACTGGTCTCCCACTGCTGCCGGGGCAGCGCCACCCATGGATGGTGGATGGGCCTTCCGCCGGTGTTCCACCAGCACAAAGCCCTGCGCTGGTATCCTGGGGGTGTTGCTAAGACGTGCTGGGGGGCGGTGCCGccgataggcagcttcctgtcccctttcggctttTTTGCAGGgttagccttgctgttctcaatggagcaaaatgcaccatttaaaaaagaaaagcctccAAAATGCCAGGAACCAGatttggaggtgccgcagcagcGCCTCAGCCACACCTCAGTCCCCGGCCAtggaaagctcaggaatgggcagcccgTGTCTCAATCAGAAAATTCGTGGACTAAAAAGGTTGTTGAGTCTGTTTGCTATCTTCCTTAAAGTGTCTGTGTACTCATTTCATTAAAGTTTTGTACATTTTGAGAGACAGTGGAGATTTTTTCTCACCTCTGTGAGGTGTCTGTTCCACTGAATTCTGTCCTCGTCGATGGTAATTCTTTTACTAAGTGGAACCTGAGGATCCAGCCTCCCGATCTTGACTCTGACATAGGACTCATTTGGAAAAGTGACCATATTGGTAATATCAAATCCACCTTTCAATTCTCCATGTTCATTAAAGGTCACTTCATCTCCGGCACTGTTGTTGAATGCAATTCTCTGAAGAAGTGCGTGGAGCTTAGTAGAAAGATAAAATGTATCAGGGAACCTGGAGTGATTTTCATGGATTGGAATGACCTCACCAATACTTTTTAGTTTCAAACAGATTTTTAGATTACTTTCATCAAAGATGGAAGGTTTTCTATGGATTCAAGTATTTTGGGTGCTCATGAGAATAAGCTTCCATGGCCAGTTACAGGACAAAGGAATGAAGTTTGATTCAGGGTGTTTCTGGAATGAATACTGTTGAAGGAGCTTCCAGAAAAATCCGTTTTGGTTTAGCTGCATCCAGAGTGCATTTTTTTGGCCAGCAGCATTCATATCGCTATATATACGCAAATGAGCCTATCCATTAGAACAGGGTTAGGGAACTTCCAGGCCCAGGGGCcttttaaggcccatgaaatcatttgaaCTGGCACTTTgtgtgtcctggcagatctctagctcagaaggatctaagactggtgatccgcccctcctgtggacaggaacagcctctattcaaggcagatgtgattttgttttgctcagaaaaagaaaggaagagtcATCAGGTATGAAGCTTCtatgactgcccaagaaactgtgttaaccctttcccacccgggccatggagaaacgtattccctctgtacttccAGAGGCCTGGgtgtggaagtggcgacaatggaggtgttaaagggggcagggccagaatgcacggggtggggggagttcttagccagtgtgtcctcatttcatccctgcaggcggaggtagcaggagccggctgtggaATCCTGCCCTGACCGTGCGGAGCAGGAGTGGCGtatggctggacggctatgcccatcTGGTGCaaaagaccatcctgtgccaccaggtggacaagCGTGCCACCGGTTGGTTGCCTACCTGCTTTCCACAAGGGAGGGGAGTCATGtggggtagctgcctgcttggggctgggTTGGCTAATttctaagttgataattttgtatggcccatgaatgatgttataaacctccaaatggcccttggtggaacaatggttccccacccctgcattacaaGGGCAATAGGCATGCCCCCACCTACCCTACAGAGCTGCAGGAAGCCAAAGGAAGCATGAAGAGAAGCAAAGTCTGCAGGAGCTGGTCAGAAAATGACAGAGGGTCAGAGCTTACCAGGTGGTGAGATTTAATTTCTCACTTTTCAACTCCATCTCTAGATTTGTGCTCTACTTAGTCAGAGGGAAATACTCCCTGACTCTATAGGAGTTCCCATAATTTCCATGGTTTTACCATGGAATTTTGGGGGATTCTGACAGCATCATGCTGGGGACAGGgggttgatgtcacttccgggttttcacACAGAGGTGATCTCGAATTGTCAGTAACACTTTTTCAACGGCCCCATCTCTTTGCAACCCTCAGCATGATAGGGGATTTTCTTTTGTCAGTGAAGAGCAAGTACCTTCCAAGGCGGCACATTCAGAGAAGCCAGGCTAACCCCTTCCTCCATGCCTCTATGGTTGGGTCTGGCAGACGCCAAGATGTGTAGAGCATGTGCAATGAcatagacagcattatagatactGTAGCTATGGCCACTCATGGTCATTTCAAAAAAAGGTGCCGGGACAGTCTCCAATCTCTCCTCTCCCGTGCATGTGTCTTCCAAATTTGTTCTATTAATGGAATCTAGTAATGCACATTGAAAGACTTGTTCCCAGAATGTCTTGATAAAACCATCCCCCTTTGCCCAGGAAGGTTTTATTTGTTGGAGAAACGTATGGAATCCTAGGATATCCTTGGAATGTATTGTGAAGGAAAGAGCGCCATGAAATATTTGTATATTTGATATCTTTTGTACAATAGTGAATGCAAAGTCAATCTGGGCTGTTGTAATCcacacctttcctgtagaggttcTCACCACATAATCAGAACCTGTCACATTCGTTAAAATTGTGGGAATAGAGATAatggttgccagccaggcaagggTTGCACTTTCTCCATGTAGAACAATTGCATTGGCTTTGCTATCCAAGAAATCTGTATTACTACTGtcgaaatattttaatataaaatttATGTTATCCCACCTGACCTGTATTATGGCTTTTTCTATGAAGGCCACACAGATTCCTTTCCTGGAAAGCATCAACGCAAATGCTTGCAAAAAACGGTCTCCTACTTCATTATCCATAGTGAAGAGCCCAACCCATTTCCAGCCGAAATGCAGAAATAGCTGGACAATTCCCTCGTACTGAAGGGCTTCCTGGGAGGCCGTGCGGTAAAAGTGAGGGAGACTGGTTGGGTTATCCACTGCTGATTCAAATGAGCCAAAAGAAaactaataagaaaaaaaatcatgttacTGAGGGAGAAAAGGAATACTTCATTTATCACCTTCTTGTTTCAGAAGCTCTTTAAATGTTACCTCAGTTCTTGGTCCTATAATATTGGAAACATAAACTGCATAAAAGACTACTCTGTTTTCCAGACTGTTGCACATCTTCTTTTTCCTGCATGTTTCCTGCTGCAGCTAGTGAACATGTCTGGATCCATGGCAgtgttttacatttttgttttattttttaaaaatatgtattagCCATTTTCTCACCTTAAAGAACTGAAGGTGGCTTATAGTGTGGATAaaacaaatattataaaaaatacataaaagatcAAAATTTAAATGTCAGTCATGCCCAATTTCAATGTATTTCTCAAAAGATATCCCCATATCTAAATggtttgtctttttttttctttcccacagCAAGAGGTACGAATTATCCGGAAGCCATTAAAACCTTTTTGGGGAAAAATGAACCAATGATACTTTATGGTACTGGAGTTTGGGTCGAAGATATTTCACACAATATTGATTCCTTTTTGTCAATTTTTTGGGGCATATAATCATATTGCCTAAGTGTGTATCAGGTATAGCTGTTCAGCAAGAATTTGCAATCCCTTCATTGGaagaaggtcagtattgtctactctgacgggcaatggctctccagggtctccggcagaggtctttcccattaagTACTGCCTGAtcagttttaactggagatgctgtggaatgaacctgcgaccttctgcataccaagcagtttttgtcccactgagccacggctggcTACTTGCTCACCAGTAACCTTCTATACTAATCTGGCAATTATTTTTCACTAATTCCTAAGAGTGAAAAAAACCTTGGTTTCAATGTGCCATTTAATCACTGTTATATTCTATGTAAAATCCAGCAGTGCTCTTTCTCATGGGCACGATTCTGGCATTTAACAGAATGGGTTCAAGAAGAGCATGTTcgaaatttatattttttaaaaatcgcaGCATATGGTCAATACAGGGGAAAATATTGATTTGTATTTTCCCTCCTTTTGATCATGACTTTCCGTCACACTATTCAGAACCCACCCGGATGTGGAAACTGGAGTCATGAAGCTGATTTAGCAGTATCCCAGAAGAACCAGATACCTCTAGCTTTGGTGTTCAAACAAGGATTCTGAGTAGAAACAAAAATGTTGCCTTCTAAGAATGTTCTTCATAATCTGAGATGCCAAAACCCACAGACAAATGTCGCCAGATGTGTGTGAATCTTTCACATTTCCTTTCCCCTGCAATCCTTCTTTGCTTCCATTTTGAGTAGCTACCGTAATAGAACTGTTCATAGTACTTAGAAAGGATTATCCAGTAGACTGATGCAATTGGCCAATAATAAAACCAACATCCATGCATTGAACAGAATCAAGTATTATAacatcctcccccccaaaaaaaatcatctcAACATATTCAAATGGAATATTCCACACACATCCTTTGAAATCCTTCCTGACAATTCCCATTTCAAGATGCATATCACACTCAAATGCAAAGTAACATATTTCACCTCTCCCCCTATTTTTTGCTTACTCGTTGAAACCATTGGCCCTAGATGAGGAAGGGGTCTTAAACTGCATGTGAGATTTGTGGAAGTCCAAATCATCGCAGTTCTCTGCTCatacctgtgggatcttgtaaCGACTTAAGAGAGTTGCTATATCTGTTGAAATTTCAGAACTATATCCCCCAATGACACCGATCATTTTTTTCTGGGTGCCACACTTGTAGTTTGGGACAAGTTCAAGTGATGTGAAGAGTAGGTCCAGGGTGGTCCTGAAAGTCCATTTCAGATATACATAGGAGTCATGAATGTGAAACCCAAGGGTTACATTGGGTAAGATATTGGGGTTCTTGTTGACCTCATGGATGGCAAACACCAAAGCGAGGATGTGCTGGTAGAACTTTGTTATCAAGCTGCAACCAAAATCAGTTATTGTTTGAGAAGAGAACTCTTCAACATACGGCATCTGTATTGGTCACTGATGGATAAAAGAACACAAAAGGGCCCAACTAAATCTGAGAAATGGCTCATCTGGGACACTTTTCATTTGCCCCAACACAATGCtactaggaaacccacaagctggacattgaaccatcagacATTCCCACTGCCCACCAATGACTGGCATTCAAGTGGATACTGTAGGTTCCTCTTAGTTAGCAACACAACTGCCCCTGAATAGATCCTCAAATTTGTTTTGACCCCCTTGAAGACACATAATCCAGCATCCTTCAACAGAGTGTGTGTCAGCAAGTCCAATGTTTTCTGTGAGAAATTAGTTTCTTATGTTTCTCCAGCATACTGCCAAGCAATTTCATTCAGTGATTCTGAGTTTTACTGTTGCATACATATTCTAAATCTGTTTTGTGC
This genomic window from Euleptes europaea isolate rEulEur1 chromosome 18, rEulEur1.hap1, whole genome shotgun sequence contains:
- the LOC130490294 gene encoding vomeronasal type-2 receptor 26-like, which gives rise to MPYVEEFSSQTITDFGCSLITKFYQHILALVFAIHEVNKNPNILPNVTLGFHIHDSYVYLKWTFRTTLDLLFTSLELVPNYKCGTQKKMIGVIGGYSSEISTDIATLLSRYKIPQFSFGSFESAVDNPTSLPHFYRTASQEALQYEGIVQLFLHFGWKWVGLFTMDNEVGDRFLQAFALMLSRKGICVAFIEKAIIQRIAFNNSAGDEVTFNEHGELKGGFDITNMVTFPNESYVRVKIGRLDPQVPLSKRITIDEDRIQWNRHLTELPPLSVCNDNCKPGFSKKKKEGEPFCCYDCDPCPEGKISDEEGRKYTDSCMTCSDGHYPNLGQVQCIPKIPNFLSFAEPLSIILTFLALSFSLITALVLAIFVKYKDTPIVKANNRSLTYCLLISLLLCFLCSLLFLGRPNEVTCLLRQTTFGIIFSVAVSTVLAKTVTVVVAFMASKPGNVFRKWVGKQLAWSIVIFCFFVQVGICAVWLGSSAPFPEVDMHSLHREINEGSATMFYCVLGYMGFLATVCFIVAFLARKLPDSFNEAKFITFSMLVFCSVWLSFLPTYLSTQGRDTVAVEIFSILASSAGLLGCIFFPKCYVILLRPELNKREQLIRKNH